A genomic stretch from bacterium includes:
- a CDS encoding GGDEF domain-containing protein — AEAKKQGRNLAVLFIDLDHMKEVDDTYGHLLGGQTLKEVADRIGALVKSPDLASRYGGDEYVIILPFKGAAEAKSLAEAVRKKIEAEPFLTAHKLSCKITASIGIAVYPEHGQTMDELLSKADKAMYRVKESGKNRIQMAE, encoded by the coding sequence GCCGAAGCCAAAAAACAGGGAAGAAACCTGGCGGTGCTGTTCATCGACCTGGATCACATGAAGGAAGTGGACGATACTTACGGGCATCTGCTGGGGGGGCAGACCTTGAAGGAGGTGGCCGACCGGATAGGAGCCCTGGTCAAATCTCCCGACCTGGCTTCGCGCTACGGCGGTGACGAGTATGTGATCATCCTTCCGTTCAAGGGGGCGGCCGAGGCCAAGAGCCTGGCCGAGGCCGTCAGAAAAAAGATCGAGGCCGAGCCATTTTTAACCGCCCACAAGCTTTCCTGCAAGATAACGGCCAGCATCGGGATAGCGGTCTACCCCGAACACGGCCAGACCATGGACGAGCTGCTGTCCAAAGCCGACAAGGCCATGTACCGGGTAAAGGAATCCGGCAAGAACCGGATTCAGATGGCGGAGTAA
- a CDS encoding DUF2007 domain-containing protein — translation MKYCPKCRSEYREGFQTCYDCGSPLAGKLPDVPDETVPEAELVSVFDPPDPMIGQALEALLNDNGIRCVLKSEQIPAYADVAMMLRPRWGRLLVLEGDLARAENLIKEYLSAPAQEEQEGEK, via the coding sequence ATGAAATATTGCCCCAAATGCCGGTCCGAATACCGGGAGGGTTTCCAGACCTGTTACGACTGCGGCAGTCCTCTGGCCGGGAAGCTGCCGGATGTTCCGGATGAGACAGTCCCGGAGGCTGAGCTGGTGTCGGTCTTCGACCCGCCGGATCCGATGATCGGACAGGCCCTGGAAGCTTTGCTGAACGACAACGGCATCAGATGCGTATTGAAGTCGGAGCAGATCCCGGCTTACGCCGACGTGGCCATGATGCTCCGGCCGCGCTGGGGACGGCTTTTAGTGCTGGAGGGGGACCTGGCCCGGGCCGAAAACCTGATAAAGGAATATCTCTCTGCTCCGGCCCAGGAGGAACAGGAGGGGGAAAAATAA